One Paraburkholderia agricolaris genomic region harbors:
- the dnaA gene encoding chromosomal replication initiator protein DnaA produces the protein MNDFWQHCSALLERELTPQQYVTWIKPLAPVAFDAAANTLSIAAPNRFKLDWVKSQFSGRIADMARDFWHTPVDVQFVLDPKAGMRAPAAASSAPSRPASAPASMGAGHSSGSNGGGAAVDAAVGAVQASQAARANSANSAMANLNANARAAADHNANARAAADDAADLDLPSLDANEAAAARRTWRPGQSASSNGNGENDSMYERSKLNPVLTFDNFVTGKANQLARAAAIQVADNPGISYNPLFLYGGVGLGKTHLIHAIGNQLLMDKAGARIRYIHAEQYVSDVVKAYQRKAFDDFKRYYHSLDLLLIDDIQFFSGKSRTQEEFFYAFEALVANKAQVIITSDTYPKEISGIDDRLISRFDSGLTVAIEPPELEMRVAILMRKAQSEFVSLNEDVAFFVAKHLRSNVRELEGALRKILAYSKFHGREITIEVTKEALKDLLTVQNRQISVENIQKTTADFYSIKVADMYSKKRPANIARPRQIAMYLAKELTQKSLPEIGELFGGRDHTTVLHAVRKIAAERGTDAQLNHELHVLEQTLKG, from the coding sequence ATGAACGATTTCTGGCAACACTGTTCCGCATTGCTGGAGCGTGAGCTTACGCCCCAGCAGTACGTGACGTGGATCAAACCGTTGGCCCCGGTCGCCTTCGACGCCGCTGCGAACACGCTTAGCATCGCCGCGCCGAATCGCTTCAAGCTCGACTGGGTCAAGAGCCAGTTCTCCGGCCGCATCGCGGATATGGCCCGCGATTTCTGGCATACCCCGGTCGACGTGCAATTTGTGCTGGACCCGAAAGCCGGCATGCGCGCCCCCGCGGCAGCGTCGTCGGCGCCGTCGCGTCCGGCTTCCGCGCCTGCTTCGATGGGCGCTGGGCATTCGTCTGGTTCGAACGGCGGCGGGGCCGCCGTGGACGCAGCCGTCGGCGCCGTGCAGGCGTCGCAGGCCGCGCGCGCCAACAGCGCGAACAGCGCCATGGCGAATCTCAACGCGAATGCTCGCGCTGCGGCTGACCACAACGCAAACGCCCGCGCGGCCGCTGACGATGCCGCCGACCTCGATCTGCCCAGCCTCGACGCGAACGAAGCCGCGGCCGCACGCCGCACATGGCGTCCGGGCCAGAGCGCCAGCTCGAACGGCAACGGCGAGAACGACTCGATGTACGAGCGCTCGAAGCTCAACCCCGTGCTGACCTTCGACAACTTCGTGACCGGTAAGGCCAACCAGTTGGCGCGCGCCGCGGCGATTCAGGTCGCGGACAACCCGGGCATCTCGTACAACCCGCTGTTTCTCTACGGCGGCGTGGGCCTGGGCAAGACCCACCTGATCCACGCGATCGGCAACCAGCTTCTGATGGACAAGGCCGGCGCGCGGATTCGCTACATCCACGCGGAACAGTATGTGTCCGACGTGGTGAAGGCCTACCAGCGCAAGGCGTTCGACGACTTCAAGCGCTACTACCACTCGCTCGACCTGCTGCTGATCGACGATATTCAATTTTTCTCAGGCAAGTCGCGCACACAAGAGGAATTCTTCTACGCGTTCGAGGCGCTGGTCGCGAACAAGGCGCAGGTGATCATCACCAGCGACACGTATCCGAAGGAAATCTCCGGCATCGACGATCGCCTGATCTCGCGCTTCGACTCTGGCCTCACGGTGGCGATCGAGCCGCCCGAGTTGGAAATGCGCGTCGCGATTCTGATGCGCAAGGCGCAATCCGAGTTCGTGAGCCTGAATGAAGACGTCGCGTTCTTCGTCGCCAAGCATCTGCGCTCGAACGTGCGTGAACTGGAAGGCGCGCTGCGCAAGATCCTCGCGTATTCGAAGTTCCACGGCCGCGAAATCACGATTGAAGTGACGAAAGAAGCGCTGAAAGACCTGCTGACGGTGCAAAACCGGCAGATTTCGGTGGAAAACATCCAGAAGACCACGGCTGACTTCTACAGCATCAAGGTCGCGGATATGTATTCGAAGAAGCGTCCGGCGAACATTGCGCGGCCGCGGCAGATCGCGATGTATCTGGCGAAGGAGCTGACCCAGAAGAGTTTGCCGGAAATCGGCGAGCTGTTTGGCGGGCGCGACCACACCACCGTGCTGCACGCGGTGCGCAAGATTGCCGCCGAGCGCGGCACGGACGCGCAGCTGAACCACGAACTGCACGTGCTGGAGCAAACGCTGAAAGGTTAA
- the dnaN gene encoding DNA polymerase III subunit beta — protein MQLVKTERDNLLRPLQTVSGIVERRHTLPILANLLITKNGPDVSFLSTDLELQITTRADFGVGGDSVATTVAARKLLDILRAMPDGQVTLTLNDKRLTVQSGKSRFALQTLAADEFPTVAQAKDYGANLVVPQKTFRQLLGMVHFSMAQQDIRYYLNGMLLVVDGDQLMAVATDGHRLAFSSMKIEGSFARQEVIIPRKTILELQRLLEDIDDTLKIDIAPTQVKFTFGQVELVSKLVEGKFPDFQRVIPKSHKNQFVIGREELQRSLQRAAILTSDKFKGVRCIIEPGQLKIMSTNADQEEAQEELEIAYDGDSVDIGFNVTYLLDVLANLKVDMLQVSLGDASSSALITIPENDEFKYVVMPMRI, from the coding sequence ATGCAACTGGTCAAGACCGAACGCGATAACCTCCTCAGGCCGCTGCAAACCGTGAGCGGCATCGTCGAACGCCGCCATACGTTGCCGATCCTCGCCAATTTGCTGATTACCAAGAACGGCCCTGACGTGTCGTTCCTGTCGACCGACCTCGAGTTGCAGATCACCACGCGTGCCGATTTTGGCGTGGGCGGCGATTCGGTCGCGACCACGGTGGCAGCAAGAAAGCTCCTCGACATTTTGCGCGCGATGCCCGACGGGCAAGTTACGCTGACCTTGAACGACAAGCGTTTGACCGTGCAATCCGGCAAGAGCCGCTTTGCGCTGCAAACTCTCGCGGCCGACGAGTTCCCGACCGTCGCTCAGGCTAAAGACTACGGCGCGAACCTGGTGGTTCCCCAGAAAACGTTCCGCCAGTTGCTCGGCATGGTCCATTTTTCGATGGCCCAGCAGGACATTCGCTACTACCTGAACGGCATGCTGCTGGTGGTAGATGGCGACCAACTGATGGCAGTCGCAACCGACGGCCACCGCCTCGCGTTCTCGTCGATGAAGATCGAAGGCTCGTTCGCGCGTCAGGAAGTGATCATTCCGCGCAAGACGATTCTGGAACTGCAGCGTCTCCTGGAAGACATCGACGACACGCTGAAGATCGACATCGCGCCGACGCAGGTGAAGTTCACCTTCGGCCAGGTCGAACTGGTGTCGAAGCTGGTGGAAGGCAAATTCCCCGACTTCCAGCGCGTGATTCCGAAGTCGCACAAGAATCAGTTCGTGATCGGCCGTGAAGAACTGCAGCGTTCGCTGCAACGCGCCGCGATTCTGACGTCGGACAAATTCAAGGGCGTGCGCTGCATTATCGAGCCGGGCCAGTTGAAGATCATGTCGACCAACGCCGATCAGGAAGAGGCGCAGGAAGAACTGGAAATCGCGTACGACGGCGACAGCGTCGATATCGGGTTCAACGTCACGTATCTGCTCGACGTGCTCGCGAACCTGAAGGTCGACATGTTGCAAGTGAGCCTTGGCGACGCCAGCTCCAGCGCGTTGATCACGATTCCCGAGAACGACGAATTCAAATACGTCGTGATGCCGATGCGCATCTAA
- the gyrB gene encoding DNA topoisomerase (ATP-hydrolyzing) subunit B — protein sequence MTETNNSQPDNSYGASSIQILEGLEAVRKRPGMYIGDTSDGTGLHHLVFEVLDNSIDEALAGHCNDIQVIIHADNSISITDNGRGVPTGLKMDDKHDPKRSAAEIVMTELHAGGKFDQNSYKVSGGLHGVGVSCVNALSAWLRLTIRRDGKKHFMEFHRGVPQNRVIEEIDGVAVSPIQLIGDTENRGTEVHFLADETIFGNVEYHYDILAKRIRELSFLNNGVRIKLTDQRTGKEEDFAFVGGVKGFVEYINKNKAVLHPNIFHISGEKDGVGVEVAMQWNDSYNENVLCFTNNIPQRDGGTHLTGLRAAMTRVLNKYINDHEVAKKAKVETSGDDMREGLSCVLSVKVPEPKFSAQTKDKLVSSEVRAPVEDVVAKALEEFLLETPNDAKIICGKIVDAARARDAARKAREMTRRKGVLDGVGLPGKLADCQEKDPAKSEIYIVEGDSAGGSAKQGRDRKFQAILPLRGKVLNVEKARYDKLLSSEQIVTLITALGCGIGKEDYNLDKLRYHRIIIMTDADVDGAHIRTLLLTFFYRQMPDMIERGYIYIAQPPLFKIKAGKDERYLKDEAEVNAHILKLALQGSELLASEGATPITGDALGELARAYLLAQAVVNRLSRLYDAGALEAVMDGVVIDLSSEEAAAASAAALEAKLRDDALKPEVTVTTMYDPVRELRSLRVARTHHGNQKISVLDQDFQLTADYQQLINTANTFKGLIGTGAVIKRGERSMAVTDFKSAMKWLLADAERNISKQRYKGLGEMNPGQLWETTMDPTVRRLLRVQIEDAIAADGIFTTLMGDDVEPRRAFIESNALRAGNIDV from the coding sequence ATGACTGAAACGAACAATTCGCAACCCGATAACAGCTACGGCGCCTCCTCGATTCAGATCCTCGAAGGTCTGGAGGCGGTACGCAAGCGGCCGGGGATGTACATCGGGGATACGTCAGACGGGACCGGTTTGCATCACCTCGTATTCGAAGTGCTGGACAACTCCATCGACGAAGCGTTGGCGGGGCATTGCAACGATATCCAGGTGATCATTCACGCGGACAACTCGATCTCGATCACCGACAACGGCCGCGGTGTGCCGACCGGCCTGAAGATGGACGACAAGCACGATCCGAAGCGCAGCGCCGCTGAAATCGTGATGACCGAACTGCACGCCGGCGGCAAGTTCGACCAGAACAGCTACAAGGTGTCCGGCGGCCTGCACGGCGTGGGCGTCTCGTGCGTGAACGCGCTCTCGGCGTGGCTGCGCCTGACCATTCGCCGCGACGGCAAGAAGCACTTCATGGAATTCCACCGTGGCGTGCCGCAGAACCGCGTGATCGAAGAGATCGACGGCGTGGCTGTCTCGCCGATTCAGCTGATTGGCGACACCGAAAACCGCGGCACCGAAGTGCACTTCCTGGCTGACGAGACGATCTTCGGCAATGTCGAATATCACTACGACATTCTGGCCAAGCGGATTCGCGAACTGTCGTTCCTGAATAACGGCGTGCGCATCAAGCTGACCGACCAGCGCACGGGCAAGGAAGAAGATTTCGCGTTCGTGGGCGGCGTGAAGGGTTTTGTTGAGTACATCAACAAGAACAAGGCCGTGCTGCACCCGAACATTTTCCACATCAGCGGCGAGAAAGACGGCGTGGGCGTGGAAGTGGCGATGCAGTGGAACGACAGCTACAACGAAAACGTGCTGTGCTTCACGAACAACATTCCGCAGCGCGACGGCGGCACCCACCTGACCGGGTTGCGTGCGGCGATGACGCGCGTGTTGAACAAGTACATCAACGATCACGAAGTCGCGAAGAAAGCGAAGGTCGAGACGTCCGGCGACGACATGCGCGAAGGGCTCTCGTGCGTGCTGTCGGTGAAGGTGCCGGAGCCGAAGTTCAGCGCGCAGACCAAGGACAAGCTGGTGTCGTCGGAAGTGCGCGCGCCGGTGGAGGATGTGGTCGCGAAGGCGCTCGAAGAATTCCTGCTGGAAACGCCGAACGACGCGAAGATCATTTGCGGCAAGATCGTCGACGCAGCGCGGGCGCGGGATGCGGCTCGCAAGGCGCGTGAAATGACGCGTCGTAAGGGCGTTCTGGATGGCGTGGGTCTGCCGGGCAAGCTGGCGGATTGCCAGGAGAAGGACCCGGCGAAGTCGGAAATTTATATCGTCGAGGGCGACTCGGCAGGCGGCTCGGCGAAGCAGGGGCGTGACCGGAAGTTTCAGGCGATCTTGCCGCTACGGGGCAAGGTGCTCAACGTGGAGAAGGCGCGCTATGACAAGCTGCTTTCTTCGGAGCAGATTGTGACTTTGATTACTGCCTTGGGTTGTGGGATTGGTAAGGAAGACTACAACCTGGACAAGCTGCGTTATCACCGCATCATCATCATGACCGATGCTGACGTGGACGGCGCGCACATCCGTACGCTGCTGCTGACGTTCTTCTATCGTCAGATGCCCGACATGATCGAGCGTGGGTATATCTATATCGCGCAGCCGCCGCTGTTCAAGATCAAGGCGGGTAAGGATGAGCGGTATTTGAAGGATGAGGCTGAGGTTAATGCTCACATCCTGAAGTTGGCGTTGCAGGGGTCGGAGTTGTTGGCTTCTGAGGGCGCTACGCCGATTACCGGGGATGCGTTGGGTGAGTTGGCTCGGGCTTATTTGTTGGCTCAAGCTGTGGTGAACCGACTGAGCCGGTTGTATGACGCTGGGGCGCTTGAGGCTGTGATGGATGGGGTTGTTATCGACCTCTCCAGCGAGGAAGCGGCTGCGGCGTCGGCGGCGGCGCTTGAGGCGAAGCTGCGGGATGATGCGTTGAAGCCTGAGGTTACCGTTACGACGATGTATGACCCGGTGCGTGAGCTGCGCTCGCTGCGCGTTGCGCGGACCCATCACGGTAATCAGAAGATTTCTGTGCTGGATCAGGATTTCCAACTCACTGCTGATTACCAGCAGCTGATCAATACCGCTAATACGTTTAAGGGGTTGATTGGGACTGGGGCTGTCATTAAACGTGGCGAGCGCAGTATGGCTGTTACCGACTTCAAGAGCGCTATGAAGTGGTTGCTGGCTGATGCTGAACGCAATATTTCGAAGCAGCGCTATAAGGGTCTCGGTGAGATGAACCCTGGGCAGCTTTGGGAGACGACGATGGATCCGACCGTGCGTCGCTTGCTTCGTGTGCAGATTGAGGATGCTATTGCGGCGGATGGCATCTTTACGACGCTCATGGGGGATGATGTGGAGCCGCGTCGGGCGTTTATTGAGTCGAATGCGTTGAGGGCGGGGAATATTGATGTTTGA